In one Alosa alosa isolate M-15738 ecotype Scorff River chromosome 14, AALO_Geno_1.1, whole genome shotgun sequence genomic region, the following are encoded:
- the sult5a1 gene encoding sulfotransferase family 5A, member 1, whose protein sequence is MSRLDVTETFHGISLPGHLHTKDSLNYATQFPFQDSDTLIVSYPKSGTTWMQEMVTLILSRGDPTPSQTVPNWARAPWLEQYYCPQVLSAAQGPRVLTTHLPYHTLAPALRGSKTRVIYIARNPRDVAVSYYHFHHMAKFLPEPGSFEEFLNNFLEGKVHYGSWFNHVKGWTDPKKDIENFFFITYEEMLKDLRGSLQRVSSFLQCPLQEEEINRAQEQCSFSTMKDNDMVNYKLVTQDIMDHSRGKFMRKGKSGDWRNTFHEYQSRDFDAVYEAQMQESHLKLMWTSTDTQMQESHLKLMWTSTDTQMTATSPALTSPLRPPACEMFVN, encoded by the exons ATGTCCAGGCTTGATGTGACGGAGACTTTTCATGGCATCTCCCTGCCAGGGCACCTCCATACTAAGGACTCTCTGAACTACGCTACTCAGTTCCCATTTCAAGACTCCGACACGCTAATTGTGTCCTATCCGAAATCAG GCACCACATGGATGCAGGAGATGGTGACTCTAATTCTCAGTCGGGGAGACCCCACTCCATCCCAGACGGTGCCCAACTGGGCACGTGCCCCGTGGCTGGAGCAGTATTACTGCCCACAGGTCCTGAGTGCTGCCCAGGGGCCCCGCGTTCTCACCACTCACCTGCCTTACCACACGCTAGCTCCTGCTCTTCGAGGATCCAAAACAAGG GTCATCTACATTGCAAGGAACCCTAGAGATGTTGCTGTGTCGTACTACCACTTCCATCATATGGCCAAGTTCCTCCCGGAGCCGGGGTCGTTTGAGGAGTTTCTTAACAACTTCTTAGAGGGAAAAG TGCACTATGGATCCTGGTTTAATCATGTGAAAGGCTGGACTGATCCAAAgaaagacattgagaactttttCTTCATCACATATGAAGAGATGCTCAAG GACCTGAGAGGCTCATTACAAAGAGTGAGCAGCTTCTTACAGTGCCCCCTGCAGGAAGAAGAGATAAACCGCGCCCAGGAGCAGTGTAGCTTCAGCACCATGAAGGACAATGACATGGTCAACTACAAGCTCGTCACGCAAGACATCATGGACCACAGCCGGGGGAAGTTCATGAGGAAAG GGAAATCGGGAGACTGGAGGAACACATTCCATGAGTATCAGAGCCGTGACTTTGATGCTGTATATGAGGCACAGATGCAGGAGTCGCATCTGAAGTTGATGTGGACAAGCACAGACACGCAGATGCAAGAGTCACATCTGAAGTTGATGTGGacgagcacagacacacagatgacaGCCACGAGTCCAGCTCTCACAAGCCCATTGAGACCTCCTGCATGTGAAATGTTTGTGAATTAA